AAATCAGGGTTTCGGCGTCCCAGTTTACGCGTTCTTAAAAGCATCACCCCAACAGGATGAGGATAACATTTGGTTTTCTGGTGATCTCAGCTGGTGTCTGCGGAATTATGAGCTTCGCTTTTTTGGCGACTTCACTCGGAACCGAATACTGGTACATCATAGAGACGAACCCAGTGAACATGAGCGACTTTGAGGACATGAGCTCCCACTCGGGGCTGTGGACCATCAATGAAGGTAGGGTCTACTTCTCCTAACTTTAATTTCAGATGCAGATTTCATGTTGGCCCACTTAGTGATGGATGCGGATCTGGgtgcttttctgtttttatttacatcacGCAGGTAGAAAGAGTCACACGGACTTCATAGACTCCTTCCAGACGAATTACTCCAGGTATTCTGAGACTGAGCTGAACATGCTGAGTGagtctctcctccctcctctgtgATGAAAACATTTTGTGCTCTCATCACAAAACTAAGTCTACTAATGAAATGTAATTGTCAGGGCAGACATAGAACTCCACGGATGCTCCATAAtccatctgtgtttgtgtgcgctCTTTACGCAGAATTGCACAGTGCGATCGTGGTGGTTCTCCCCCTCAGCCTGGTTCTCCTGCTGCTCGGGGGCATCTGCGGATTGGTCAGCTCCTTGGCTCAGAGCTCTTTCCTCCTCACCGGCACAGCCTCTTACTTCTTCATCTGCAGTAAGTTGAGAGGTTCAGCTCTTCTCCTCACTCACTGTAAACTGCTCTGATATGAGGCGCAAAGACCATGTATAGACAGAGAACCACTTCAGAGTGCATGCAGGCGATGGTAGGAAGTTAGGAAATTAATGCAAAAATGGAAAACCTTTCTAAAGACAGATCCATTAAAACTCCACCACAATGCCTAGTGACGCACATGCTCCAAGAGGAATCAATTCTCTGCGCCTCATTGAGATGGAGTAGCCTGTTTCACATCTGCTGAGAATGGTCACTGCAGCCTCACAGCTACTTTACAATCTGTGGCATATTTATAATACAAGCCACTTGCTTTTTAATTAgatatttaaatgcattttttttttcttcttgtgtaCACTCGGACCTCAGTGATGTCTGAAACAGTGGCATTTGATTATAGAGATCAATACAAaagtaaaactaatataaaaaggTGGTAAAATGAAAGCATATCTATAAGAAgacaaataataaatgaaaaatgcaTATACACAGATAAGTAAAGCATATACTTaattgtaaaatttaaaaaaagttcattctttttcttttcttacttGTGCTTACTCATTGTTAAAGCTTAAACATACGCCCCAGATACAGATTTAAGAGTCACAGAAGccactgaatatatatatatatatatatatatatatatatatatatatatatatatatatatatatatatatatatatatatatgtatatgtacataacccttaacccataaacacccagtgctacttttatgtcagttccccaattgaaattttctctatatctaacctttcttaactgatttatcaccatttatttataatattatcctctgtattttgcattttatcagtataaatcaggtattttcctgtatttgattcactgatcatgaagatgttcataaaagctcagattaaagttgagggttattatatcaaaaacagaaaaaaaaactgaagaaacagtgactttttcagtataatctatcattaactgaacataaaccaagtgcgtccatccactgtcatttatcaaactccatgggttttactggtgaatcaatgttgtagaagatgacagtgtttccatgttcactacggagtcaatgttgtagaagatgacagtgtttccatgttcactacggagcctctaaacgtccaaatgggtcatatctgatgaccatgaaaagatgacaaattacattttacaccaatgtaaacatcaaacatcaatcatgtattgataggattagtggatcaacagggattaaacagtttagatcagtagatggttttggccaaaagtggatgttcgggtctttatgggttaaagcagcatataactttcatcacaatttttttttcagatttgtaaaacccgagtgatagccagttatcactaatccattagtctttccatgctgatgcacctgaatcacttgcctcatggtgaacaactttgaagatgactccatcataaacacagtctgcttgtttacgtaacaaaccaaaatgtcacttgggccttttcagaaagtttgttgtgaagtgcattgtgggaagcgaaagcAGTTTCTCAGATTCGGCAGGAAAACGAGCTGGATTGCTAcaatgtaaaattatacagtccaccggggttgttttaaagaatgagtatagtcagtggatggaggtaGAGGCGACacttgggttcagcactcatgaagagacaacgacattgctgctgcgtggaattcccattcccacaatgcactttgcagcaaaatttccaaaaaggcccgagtgacgttttAGTTTGTTATGTACACaagtgtttatgatggagtcatcttcgaagttgttcactgtgagggaagtgatccAGGTGTGTACACGGCTCCTTTCCAAAAGTAATTAGAGACATTTCTTtaagccagtggttctcagtctttttctgtcgggtcCCCCTTtagaggacaaaaaatctccagccacccctcaaccccaacaacattgtaacagtggtgcaattataacttttattgaaagaaacatcaatattataacaatactttttacatttccttgaataatttgttgtgcaaattaagaataacttagatttttttgcttgaacaatacaaataaactcaaccagactgctccctgagacaatacttttccaaataaaaataggaaatgctcAATTACCTTACAACGACGACAATAACGttactttttttaaaacaacaaactaattttggtaacaaagataaacattttaataatatcagtggctacaatgagcccatttccattgcacatgtcagaacattaaagtgcaaactttACAAActttgcaaaaacagaaacattgcacatttttcttttccagtccaatccttgtccattctccaaacttaAACTTTTTAGTaacagatcactatggcagtagatttgtttgttgtacatccctaaaatgagtccagggtgctccaacgctaaaacattagttccacctgctacatgttctaacctgaagaacaaaataaaacacttcaGAGTGATCCTAGGCCCCCCCAGTAAGCCTTTACTTACCAGGGGGGTAAGCAAAGGCCCACCGCCCCacaatttgagaaacactgctttaagccAACATCCACTACATGGTTGACCTGTGCATTTCCACATTTAGGAGATGACTGTTTTAacttgtttcaagttgttttagcTTCTCTTATGTCCCTCTAGTTGATAGCAATGACAAACAATTTAGCTTCTAAATCCATATAAAGTGCCAAACTTCCTGCACTACTAATCCAAATTCCTGACAAAATTCTTTACTTCTGAACATttaatacatacaaacatacaatgAATAATTGTCTCCACACCTGCTATGTACAGTATGTCTGCAACGTTGGGGTTAAATAtatgaaacactgacatttaacacTACATCACTGTGTTGTAGATTGCAGGTAAAAAGACATCCCAGTAAAGGTAGGTGCAGAGTGCGCATCGGTTCAGTGCTTCTCAAGACCATTTAGCTCACTGTTAAATCAAGCAGCAGCCATTAGATGTCTGTATAAATGAGAGAAGAGACAAAATTGTCTCAACACATGCAGGAGATCATTTCTCTCAAATGGCTGTGGGCACGGCAAGGAACATCACAGATACCTCAGAAGTGTGAGCTACATCCCACATCTGTGCtcagtatttacatttttttcacatttattagaTTAATAGTAGTGGCTGTCTGGAGAGATGTCCACAGAGGATGTCATTTAGTCAACAAACATGTTTAAGGTAAAGAATATGGTATTAGCAAAACAGTTCACTGTTAGataatgttgtaataatacaaataataaaccAGCTGCTTAATTAAACACATTCCTCTTGTGATGTTACAGTATATTAGGGAATCATCCAACTTTAGAGGACCAAAACTAACGCACATAACATATCATTTATCTTTTTGGTGCATTAGAAATCACAATTAGTGTGCATTACCAACAAGGAGAAATTGGAAAACATGAGAACCACTCGTGGAGGGTTTGGTGGAATATGCCGTGTGCAGATGGAGTGGCCATGTGGTTAATTTGACTTCAGGGGGGACTTTATAGTCAGGGCTGGAACTGACCTCAGTTATAGTTATTGACCTTGTGAGTCCACAGAGCCTGAAGGTTATTACCAGCCAAGGACGACAGACTGTTAGATTTGGCTATTTTGGTTAAATATGTATGCACAAACGCGCAGgaaaacctgtgtgtgtgtgtgtgtgtgtgtcctcctgCATCTGTTGCCTCAGAAGTGCTTCATCCGGTTCTCATCAGATGATATGAGAGCTTTTATTGGTCTGTGGGGAGGAACAACGGAGAAGTAAAATTGCTTTGGCAAAGACTAATCCCAGTCTCTGTATTCTGTATCCTTCTGCTGCTTTTAGTTTCATAGTGAGCTTTCAGAGCAGATGTGGAAGGTAACTGCTTTCACATAGTTTAAGTAGAGTTTTC
The nucleotide sequence above comes from Sphaeramia orbicularis chromosome 19, fSphaOr1.1, whole genome shotgun sequence. Encoded proteins:
- the tmem235b gene encoding transmembrane protein 235, which encodes MRITFGFLVISAGVCGIMSFAFLATSLGTEYWYIIETNPVNMSDFEDMSSHSGLWTINEGRKSHTDFIDSFQTNYSRYSETELNMLKLHSAIVVVLPLSLVLLLLGGICGLVSSLAQSSFLLTGTASYFFICSLLTLCGVSLYIVYCCQALAETERLVGPEGLAYIHMSFGWSLGLAWLSYGLELLTGVLLLMAARMVKLSQSSPSAAGSFYIKYEK